One window of Quercus robur chromosome 5, dhQueRobu3.1, whole genome shotgun sequence genomic DNA carries:
- the LOC126725425 gene encoding protein THYLAKOID ASSEMBLY 8, chloroplastic-like yields the protein MASSTLHQNLAFLLKPVNPIYNTGPRPRPTRATTTTAYVAIRCGPRSNRGPLMKGRILSIEAINAIQALKRAHKSSSSSSTTPDYSPLLSRLLKSDLLATLRELLRQDHCALALHAFSAVRSEYHNPDLSLYADVASALARNRMVEDLDRLICDLETDCGGGGIQCDDKGLIRLIKAVIGADRRESTVRIYEMMKRSGWGSTFEADEYVVKVLSKGLRRLGEESLAVEVKWLSRGNLEKLRV from the coding sequence ATGGCTTCTTCCACTCTCCACCAAAACCTCGCCTTCCTCCTAAAACCCGTTAACCCAATTTACAACACCGGACCCAGACCCAGACCCACAAGAGCCACAACCACTACCGCCTACGTTGCCATACGCTGCGGTCCGCGCTCCAACCGTGGGCCCCTCATGAAAGGCCGCATCCTAAGCATCGAAGCCATCAACGCCATCCAAGCCCTCAAGCGAGCTCACAagtcctcctcctcctcctccaccacacCCGATTACTCCCCGCTCCTCTCCCGCCTCCTCAAATCCGACCTCCTCGCTACCCTACGCGAGCTCCTACGCCAAGACCACTGCGCCCTCGCTCTCCACGCCTTCTCCGCCGTCCGATCTGAATACCACAACCCGGACTTGTCCCTCTACGCCGACGTGGCCTCCGCTCTCGCCAGGAACAGAATGGTGGAAGATCTCGACCGTCTGATCTGTGACTTGGAGACAGATTGTGGCGGGGGTGGGATCCAGTGTGACGACAAGGGGCTCATCAGGTTGATCAAGGCGGTGATTGGTGCTGATAGGAGGGAATCGACGGTCAGGATTTACGAGATGATGAAGAGGAGTGGGTGGGGGTCCACTTTTGAGGCGGATGAGTATGTGGTTAAGGTTTTGAGTAAAGGGTTGAGGAGGCTTGGGGAAGAGAGTTTGGCTGTTGAGGTTAAGTGGCTCTCCAGGGGCAATTTGGAGAAATTGAGAGTGTAG